In Myxocyprinus asiaticus isolate MX2 ecotype Aquarium Trade chromosome 46, UBuf_Myxa_2, whole genome shotgun sequence, a single window of DNA contains:
- the LOC127436172 gene encoding apoptosis-enhancing nuclease-like — protein sequence MSTLPCSHLTSHGVDQNIFPAPNEETTTILHQTRERRRRKKSKIKDCAMESPEMSCDQRRGTKRKSNKLLENKTEFIKPSDDLLEQTNHVQIKRPKITPLAGTGEAESALLVSDRWEVDSGFSSETSPPTSGRSSPCVGIDHSKLVALDCEMVGTGPGGHCSEVARCSIVNYYGSVIYDKYILPQQPVTDYRTRWSGIRKHHLAQAVPFEDAQNEIIDILKGKVIIGHALWNDFFGLDIFVPVHLVRDTCTCSWLRELYVASDRCNISLKKLARKLLNRTIQVGRLGHCSVEDARAALDLYKLVEDQWEKDFLPQDSNTDHISEPNNSLEHYMQDQYWPESMMDCSP from the exons ATGTCTACTTTACCATGTAGTCACCTCACCAGCCATGGTGTGGACCAGAATATATTTCCGGCCCCCAATGAAGAAACAACTACAATTTTACATCAAACCAGGGAACGTAGAAGAAGGAAAAAGAGCAAAATTAAAGACTGCGCCATGGAATCTCCTGAAATGTCATGTGACCAGAGAAGAGGAACCAAGAGAAAGTCAAACAAgcttttggaaaacaagacagaattTATTAAACCTAGTGATGATTTATTGGAACAGACAAATCATGTGCAAATCAAAAGGCCTAAAATAACCCCACTGGCAGGGACGGGTGAAGCTGAGTCAGCATTATTGGTCAGTGACCGCTGGGAGGTGGATAGTGGCTTTTCATCTGAGACTAGTCCTCCTACTAGTGGCAGGAGTTCGCCATGTGTGGGAATCGACCACTCAAAGCTAGTAGCTCTGGACTGTGAAATGGTTGGCACTGGACCTGGCGGCCACTGTAGTGAAGTTGCACGCTGCAGCATTGTAAATTATTACGGTAGTGTTATTtatgataaatatattttacCTCAGCAGCCGGTCACAGACTACCGCACAAGATGGAGTGGCATTAGGAAACATCATTTAGCACAAGCAGTGCCCTTTGAGGATGCTCAGAACGAG ATTATTGACATACTCAAAGGGAAGGTTATTATTGGTCATGCCTTATGGAATGACTTCTTCGGTCTGGACATCTTTGTCCCTGTACACTTGGTTAGGGATACCTGCACCTGTAGCTGGCTTCGGGAGCTGTATGTTGCTTCTGACAGGTGCAACATCTCTTTGAAGAAACTAGCTCGGAAACTTCTCAATAGGACCATACAG GTTGGCAGGTTGGGTCACTGCTCTGTAGAAGATGCTCGTGCTGCTCTGGACCTGTACAAGCTGGTAGAGGACCAGTGGGAAAAGGACTTCCTGCCCCAAGATTCAAACACTGACCATATCTCAGAACCCAACAACTCCCTGGAGCACTACATGCAGGACCAGTATTGGCCAGAAAGTATGATGGATTGCAGTCCGTAA